The Yersinia intermedia genome window below encodes:
- the gspL gene encoding type II secretion system protein GspL, with product MNRVGSSPILIIRLGVYASDPVYWYMKMHDGQKNKYGKLNSYAEIKNIKLQSGCRVKVLVSASCIIFRRINLKNLMINKNMKAISFLLERTIVGDIDKFHTINLKWDNDFCYVAAVEHKLMNQWLGWLKEANISAKIIMPDVLALPFSLGKFSAVKLSNEWLIRNSQLSGFSISSEILAKILDSKFSSAHINTFSSSGNKAINWQSTQYCDVLRIMAENIDYCNANFLCGKYNHFPGIEMNGLTIFRTVLLCLILSAVVCLNYWFDRYKIARDIDVLNTVSQEFYANIFPVDNENRNNTGHFNDYIEHYRDIESNANFIDLFYMTSPVIDSIDSNVNSVSFNKDAGVMSYNISADESNTVELKLKEINNKLSGVVLNQVSNDSDSHDIIFKYAP from the coding sequence ATGAATAGAGTTGGTTCCTCACCTATACTTATTATTAGGCTAGGGGTCTATGCAAGCGATCCGGTCTACTGGTATATGAAAATGCATGACGGACAAAAAAATAAGTATGGTAAGTTAAATAGTTATGCTGAGATTAAAAATATTAAATTACAGTCTGGTTGCCGCGTTAAAGTATTGGTTTCAGCCAGTTGCATAATATTCAGACGAATTAATTTAAAAAATTTAATGATAAATAAAAACATGAAAGCGATTAGCTTCTTGCTTGAAAGAACAATTGTCGGTGATATAGATAAATTTCACACTATTAATTTAAAATGGGATAATGATTTCTGTTATGTAGCAGCCGTTGAGCATAAGTTAATGAATCAATGGTTGGGGTGGTTAAAAGAGGCAAATATATCGGCAAAAATTATAATGCCTGATGTATTGGCATTGCCATTTAGTCTTGGGAAGTTTTCCGCCGTCAAGCTGAGTAATGAATGGTTGATAAGAAATAGCCAATTATCGGGTTTTTCAATTAGTAGTGAAATATTAGCAAAGATACTAGATTCAAAATTTTCATCAGCTCATATAAATACATTTTCATCTTCGGGGAATAAAGCTATAAATTGGCAATCCACACAATATTGCGATGTGCTTAGAATTATGGCTGAAAATATTGATTATTGTAATGCTAATTTCCTTTGCGGCAAGTATAATCATTTTCCTGGCATTGAAATGAACGGGTTAACTATTTTTAGAACTGTTTTATTATGTTTAATTCTATCTGCGGTTGTATGTTTGAATTACTGGTTTGATAGATATAAGATTGCGAGAGATATTGATGTCTTGAATACGGTATCACAAGAGTTTTATGCTAATATTTTTCCAGTTGATAATGAAAATAGAAATAATACAGGGCACTTTAACGATTACATTGAACATTATAGGGACATAGAATCAAATGCTAATTTCATTGATCTTTTTTATATGACCAGCCCAGTTATAGATAGTATTGATTCGAATGTAAATAGTGTTAGTTTTAATAAGGATGCGGGAGTAATGTCTTACAATATTTCAGCGGACGAATCAAATACTGTTGAACTTAAATTAAAGGAAATAAATAATAAACTTAGTGGCGTTGTTTTAAATCAAGTGTCTAATGATAGTGATAGCCACGATATTATTTTTAAATATGCACCGTGA
- the gspD gene encoding type II secretion system secretin GspD: protein MLVKLSKIIIVLILLPLSANSEGFSVHFKDADIKEFINTVSKNINKTIIIDPKVKGLISVRSYELLDQEKYYQFFLNVLDVYGYTVVEMPNNILKVIPSKRAKGSVVPILRESEETHGDELINRVFPLKHISAKSIAPLLRQLNDNSESGSIMHYEPSNTILITGRAAVVNRLYAIINTFDHAGDTDIEHYKLNHANAAEVTKLVNEVINQTNSNKKESFSVGRMIADDRTNSVLVSGDSHIRKRAIKMIKELDHQQESYGNTKVIYMKYAQASKLLEVLTGISQDFHSNKKTNSVSKNHNKNIAIKAYDQTNALVITADAKMMKELDLVIEKLDVRRAQVLVEAIIVETQNGEGLNLGIQWENKFSGGVNFIPNSANTRNNSERMPPMAIAGLTAGFYKGNWSGLFTALATNSNNNILATPSIVTLDNMEAEFNVGQEVPVLTSTQTTSTDRVYNSISRKNVGVMLKVKPQINKGDSVLLEIRQEVSSIADSSDANANNLGSIFNKRVVNNAVLVKSGETVVVGGLLDKKIYKIVNKIPILGDIPFIGGLFRQKKEKVEKSNLILFIKPTILRETSDYNLVTAEKYTEYNNGNINEKFINAPLKLSKKMSEYTKKHDDLNILKRDIRRFYSAVGIEP, encoded by the coding sequence ATGTTAGTGAAACTATCAAAAATAATAATAGTACTAATTTTATTACCGTTATCCGCGAATAGTGAAGGTTTTTCGGTGCATTTCAAAGATGCAGATATAAAAGAGTTTATTAATACAGTAAGTAAAAATATCAATAAAACTATAATAATAGATCCTAAAGTTAAAGGATTGATTAGTGTCCGTAGTTATGAGCTATTAGATCAAGAAAAATATTATCAATTTTTTCTTAATGTACTCGATGTCTATGGATATACCGTGGTGGAAATGCCTAATAATATATTAAAGGTAATCCCCTCAAAACGCGCTAAAGGTTCCGTCGTACCTATACTAAGGGAATCAGAGGAAACTCATGGCGATGAACTTATTAATAGAGTATTTCCCCTTAAGCATATATCAGCCAAGAGTATTGCACCTTTATTACGTCAGTTAAATGATAACTCCGAATCTGGTAGTATTATGCACTATGAACCATCCAATACTATATTAATTACGGGGCGAGCTGCGGTAGTAAACCGTTTGTACGCTATAATCAACACATTCGATCATGCAGGAGATACAGATATTGAACATTATAAACTAAACCATGCTAATGCCGCTGAAGTGACTAAACTGGTAAATGAAGTAATAAATCAAACAAATTCCAACAAGAAAGAATCATTCAGTGTAGGCAGAATGATTGCGGATGATAGGACTAACTCTGTATTAGTCAGCGGTGATAGCCATATCAGAAAAAGAGCCATTAAAATGATAAAAGAGCTTGACCATCAACAGGAGAGTTATGGAAATACAAAAGTTATATATATGAAATATGCTCAAGCATCAAAACTTTTAGAGGTGCTCACCGGTATCAGCCAAGATTTTCACAGTAACAAAAAAACAAACTCGGTAAGTAAAAATCACAATAAAAATATTGCCATTAAAGCCTATGATCAGACAAATGCTTTGGTTATTACAGCCGACGCTAAAATGATGAAAGAATTAGATTTGGTTATCGAAAAACTGGATGTAAGACGAGCGCAAGTATTGGTTGAGGCCATCATAGTTGAGACGCAAAATGGAGAAGGGCTAAATCTTGGTATTCAATGGGAAAATAAATTTTCTGGCGGAGTCAATTTTATTCCTAACTCAGCTAATACAAGAAACAATAGTGAACGTATGCCGCCGATGGCGATCGCAGGACTAACCGCGGGGTTTTATAAAGGTAACTGGAGTGGTTTATTTACTGCTCTGGCAACTAATTCAAATAATAATATTCTGGCAACACCAAGCATTGTTACATTAGATAATATGGAAGCTGAGTTCAATGTAGGCCAAGAGGTTCCTGTACTGACATCGACGCAAACAACATCAACAGATAGAGTATATAACTCAATTTCAAGGAAGAATGTAGGTGTCATGCTGAAAGTGAAACCACAGATAAACAAAGGTGATTCGGTTCTGCTTGAAATACGGCAGGAGGTATCAAGTATTGCTGATAGCTCTGACGCGAATGCTAATAATTTAGGCTCTATTTTTAACAAAAGAGTCGTTAATAATGCAGTTTTGGTAAAAAGTGGTGAGACGGTTGTTGTTGGCGGGTTATTAGATAAGAAGATATATAAAATAGTAAATAAAATCCCTATATTGGGTGATATTCCTTTTATTGGCGGGTTGTTTAGACAGAAAAAAGAAAAGGTAGAGAAGAGTAACCTTATCTTATTCATTAAACCTACCATACTCAGAGAAACAAGTGACTATAACCTGGTAACAGCAGAAAAGTACACTGAATATAATAATGGAAATATAAATGAAAAATTTATCAATGCGCCACTAAAACTATCCAAGAAGATGTCAGAATACACAAAAAAACATGATGACTTGAATATACTTAAAAGAGATATAAGGCGCTTTTACAGTGCGGTAGGAATAGAGCCATGA
- the gspJ gene encoding type II secretion system minor pseudopilin GspJ: MSKNLSHGFTLLEILLAVTIFTMMSLTIYHAAIVVVKGSATVTTRVKKINEIQQVIKILEFDISHATIYPRIFLNNNKSIFFQVGSGVLESDDFGIYFLLSNIPKLNNGFDYHSACIGYRLKNKILEKLSYTKLGCIADQEYQVLHVIEGVIAFRIRLYHEKKWLTEWQHNLALPHAVEVTIELEDIGIVRRTIILLNSGVLSL, encoded by the coding sequence ATGAGTAAAAATTTATCTCATGGTTTTACTCTGTTAGAGATATTACTTGCCGTCACTATTTTTACTATGATGAGTTTAACGATTTATCATGCTGCTATCGTTGTCGTGAAAGGAAGTGCTACAGTGACTACTAGAGTAAAGAAAATAAATGAAATTCAGCAAGTAATAAAAATTCTTGAGTTCGATATATCTCATGCAACAATATACCCACGAATATTTTTAAATAATAATAAAAGTATTTTTTTCCAAGTGGGAAGCGGTGTATTAGAAAGTGATGACTTCGGTATTTATTTCTTACTAAGTAACATACCAAAGTTAAACAATGGTTTTGATTACCATTCAGCATGTATTGGCTATAGGTTAAAAAATAAGATACTAGAAAAATTATCTTATACTAAATTGGGTTGCATTGCCGATCAGGAATACCAGGTTTTACACGTCATTGAGGGGGTCATTGCATTTCGCATACGGTTATATCATGAAAAAAAATGGTTAACTGAATGGCAGCACAACCTTGCCTTACCACATGCCGTTGAAGTAACTATCGAATTGGAAGATATAGGTATAGTAAGGCGAACTATTATTTTATTGAATAGTGGGGTTTTATCATTGTGA
- a CDS encoding GspE/PulE family protein, producing the protein MSDDEKELVPLTFNWSKDNGVISTPVDKGCQLICRHSASLESILEGNRIANQPVGIDFVTDDEFNNMLATVYQHDSMQSHKTMNAISDELDTYSFASELSDNEELLGSDNEAPIIRLINTILTEAIKNSASDIHVESFEKKLIIRFRIDGVLRNILELKRGVALLLVSRIKVMAKLDIAEKRIPQDGRIALNLAGRVLDVRVSVLPSNHGERVVLRLLDKSSIKLDLQSLDMSAANYSLMKKLVLKPHGIVLIVGPTGAGKSTTLYAALMGIDSGERNIMTVEDPIEFDIEGISQTQVHSKIGMTFSRSLRAILRQDPDVILIGEIRDVETAQIAVQASLTGHLVLSTLHANSAVGAVTRLKDMGIEPFMLSSSLLAVLSQRLVRRLCIECRQEYAFISDKLKGLGINYQISIEGNAYRAIGCQKCNAAGYRGRIALHELLVVDNHLREGIYKGYSEHELIQLAQQSIRSIEQDGVDKVMAGLTTIEEVIRISLEDKHACI; encoded by the coding sequence ATGAGCGACGATGAAAAGGAATTAGTACCATTAACATTTAATTGGTCTAAAGATAATGGTGTCATTTCAACTCCGGTAGATAAGGGCTGTCAACTTATTTGTCGCCATTCAGCTTCGCTTGAGTCAATACTTGAAGGTAATAGAATCGCTAATCAACCAGTGGGGATTGATTTTGTTACTGACGATGAATTTAACAACATGTTAGCGACTGTGTATCAGCATGATTCAATGCAATCACATAAAACAATGAATGCGATAAGTGATGAGTTAGATACCTATTCGTTCGCCAGCGAGTTATCAGATAATGAAGAATTACTAGGCTCAGATAATGAAGCTCCAATAATAAGATTAATTAATACAATTTTAACCGAGGCAATTAAAAATTCAGCTTCAGATATTCATGTGGAATCTTTCGAAAAAAAATTGATAATAAGATTTCGTATTGATGGAGTGTTAAGAAATATATTGGAACTGAAACGGGGCGTGGCGCTATTACTGGTTTCTCGGATTAAAGTCATGGCGAAGCTGGATATTGCTGAGAAACGTATTCCTCAAGATGGGCGTATTGCATTGAACTTGGCCGGGCGAGTTTTAGATGTGCGCGTATCAGTTTTACCATCAAATCATGGTGAGCGTGTCGTCCTACGATTACTGGATAAAAGCAGTATTAAACTGGACTTACAATCTTTAGATATGTCAGCAGCCAACTATAGTTTAATGAAAAAGCTCGTACTCAAACCTCATGGCATTGTATTGATTGTTGGTCCCACCGGTGCGGGTAAAAGTACCACCCTCTACGCGGCGCTAATGGGAATAGACTCAGGTGAAAGAAATATTATGACTGTAGAAGATCCTATAGAGTTTGATATTGAAGGTATTTCCCAGACACAGGTCCATTCAAAAATTGGTATGACTTTTTCTCGCAGCCTAAGAGCAATACTGCGGCAAGACCCCGATGTCATCCTTATTGGTGAAATACGAGATGTGGAAACTGCACAAATAGCGGTACAAGCCTCTTTAACCGGTCATTTGGTTTTATCAACACTACATGCTAACAGCGCTGTTGGTGCGGTAACCAGGCTGAAAGACATGGGGATAGAGCCATTTATGCTATCAAGCTCATTATTGGCTGTTTTATCTCAACGACTGGTCCGTAGATTATGCATTGAGTGCCGGCAGGAATACGCATTTATATCGGATAAGCTAAAAGGTTTGGGTATCAATTATCAGATAAGTATTGAGGGAAATGCATATCGCGCGATAGGTTGCCAAAAATGCAATGCAGCAGGTTATCGCGGGCGAATAGCGCTACATGAACTCTTGGTGGTAGATAATCATCTACGGGAAGGCATTTATAAAGGCTATAGTGAACATGAGCTTATTCAGTTGGCGCAGCAGAGCATACGCAGCATCGAACAAGATGGGGTGGATAAAGTTATGGCTGGTCTAACAACAATTGAAGAAGTTATCAGGATAAGCTTAGAGGACAAGCATGCCTGTATTTAA
- a CDS encoding type II secretion system protein N: MLSFLNRIVITPCQMLFSYKQHILEVLLTLLILYYLSIFFNAISSKEEQPIPILYKGHGVESSKINNREGMIKEIIKLKLFSKSEKNSKKNEKINSIGEIDNAPLYHGDLKLVGVLKHTDESKSIAIIDTGMEQKTYFIGDVIENINIFLVKIFIDKITISDGTTYYSLILLE; this comes from the coding sequence GTGTTATCATTTTTAAATAGGATAGTAATAACACCCTGCCAAATGCTTTTTAGTTATAAACAACATATCCTTGAAGTGTTGTTAACATTACTTATATTATATTATCTCAGTATATTTTTTAACGCTATATCAAGTAAAGAAGAACAGCCAATCCCTATATTATATAAAGGTCACGGCGTAGAGAGTAGTAAAATAAACAATAGAGAGGGAATGATAAAGGAAATTATAAAGCTAAAGCTATTTAGTAAGAGTGAAAAAAACAGTAAAAAGAATGAAAAAATCAATAGTATTGGAGAAATTGATAATGCTCCTTTGTACCATGGTGACTTGAAACTGGTTGGCGTGCTCAAACATACAGATGAGTCAAAGTCTATTGCAATAATAGATACTGGTATGGAGCAAAAAACTTATTTTATTGGTGATGTAATAGAAAATATAAATATTTTTCTTGTAAAGATATTTATCGATAAGATCACTATTAGCGATGGCACCACTTATTATTCATTAATTCTACTGGAGTAG
- a CDS encoding winged helix-turn-helix domain-containing protein: protein MYVDTVSVVSGSKFIDVNGKGVIDYEKEISLDCCMNKIHFHTKKLTIDINEKQKRLVMCLFNDVNRKQDIIKVVWYENHKSISDNNYHQLIHKFRAHLKNAGIPDGIIKTINRYGLRLDSGILKNMVSNKMNDRFVGY from the coding sequence ATGTATGTTGATACAGTCTCTGTTGTCTCTGGCAGTAAATTTATTGATGTCAATGGTAAAGGAGTGATTGATTATGAGAAAGAGATATCACTGGATTGCTGTATGAATAAGATCCATTTTCATACTAAAAAATTAACAATTGATATTAATGAAAAACAAAAGAGATTGGTCATGTGTTTGTTTAATGATGTTAACCGCAAGCAAGATATCATAAAAGTAGTATGGTATGAAAATCATAAAAGCATCTCTGATAATAATTATCATCAATTAATTCATAAGTTTAGAGCACATTTAAAAAATGCGGGAATACCTGACGGAATTATTAAGACTATAAATAGATATGGTCTTAGGTTAGATTCTGGGATATTAAAAAATATGGTATCGAACAAAATGAATGACAGGTTTGTTGGTTACTAA
- a CDS encoding type II secretion system F family protein yields the protein MPVFKYIAINNNGVRIKGNIEADNILIARGIIYQREWCLLKIKIRKVGHFPNVIRYFKSINNDDLVLITRQMSTLVNAAIPLDEVLEVIEKQNKKNIMNGIIRDIRKKVVEGYSLSDSLSHHSNVFNPLYRSMITAGEISGHLGMILSRLADHIEQTQKVKRKLGQTLIYPAILIIVSLGVVIILLSVVVPSIIEQFSFENNELPFSTQTLMAVSNGVKNNISSILALTIIVVISINRALKVRRLSELFEYYCLKIPLVGGYIIRLNISRYLRTLTILNSNSVNLMQAIKISNSVLTNGYIKKQLLNSAKLVSEGASLSSSLAVSRVFSPMIIHMIASGERTGELDLMLEKVTDVQENELMDKINIFVTLLEPAIMIFMAAFILFIVLSIFQPILQINNLIA from the coding sequence ATGCCTGTATTTAAATATATCGCTATCAATAATAATGGAGTGAGAATAAAAGGTAATATTGAGGCCGACAATATTCTTATTGCCAGGGGAATTATCTACCAGAGAGAGTGGTGTTTATTAAAAATTAAAATAAGGAAAGTAGGTCATTTCCCCAATGTGATAAGATATTTCAAAAGTATTAATAACGATGACCTGGTATTGATTACTCGGCAAATGTCGACATTAGTAAATGCAGCAATACCTTTAGATGAAGTGTTGGAGGTTATTGAGAAGCAAAATAAAAAGAATATAATGAATGGTATAATACGTGATATAAGAAAGAAAGTTGTTGAAGGTTATTCACTTTCTGACTCACTCTCCCATCATTCAAATGTGTTCAATCCATTATATAGGTCAATGATCACTGCAGGTGAAATATCAGGGCATTTGGGAATGATTCTATCTAGACTTGCTGACCATATTGAGCAAACGCAGAAAGTAAAAAGAAAACTTGGGCAAACACTCATATATCCTGCGATTTTAATTATTGTATCACTAGGTGTGGTAATCATCCTATTATCTGTAGTAGTACCCAGTATAATAGAACAGTTCTCTTTCGAGAATAATGAATTACCTTTTTCGACTCAGACTCTCATGGCAGTGAGTAATGGGGTTAAAAATAACATTTCATCTATATTAGCGTTGACTATCATTGTTGTAATCTCAATTAATAGAGCCTTAAAGGTAAGGAGGTTAAGCGAACTCTTTGAATATTATTGTTTAAAAATTCCTTTGGTGGGTGGATATATTATTAGATTGAATATATCACGCTATTTAAGAACGTTGACTATATTAAACTCCAATAGTGTTAATTTAATGCAGGCAATCAAAATAAGTAATTCTGTATTAACTAATGGATATATTAAAAAACAGCTGCTTAACTCAGCTAAATTAGTTAGTGAAGGGGCCAGCCTATCTTCTTCATTAGCCGTTAGTCGAGTATTTTCTCCTATGATTATACATATGATTGCATCAGGTGAACGTACGGGGGAGTTAGATCTCATGTTGGAGAAAGTGACTGATGTTCAAGAAAATGAATTGATGGATAAAATAAATATATTTGTCACATTACTAGAGCCAGCAATAATGATTTTTATGGCGGCATTTATTCTTTTTATCGTTTTGTCCATATTTCAACCGATATTACAAATTAACAATTTGATTGCATAA
- a CDS encoding carbonic anhydrase yields the protein MSKIPGCCSEDSPPNSRRNMLKAALGITAAGVIGGIGLGLPQISYAAALTKEERDKLTPDQIVESLKQGNKRFVSGKMQQHDYLAQKRSSAEGQFPAVVILSCIDSRAPAEIILDTGIGETFNARIAGNISNDDLLGSLEFACAAAGAKVILVMGHTACGAIKGAIDNVELGNLTGLLNKIKPAIAATQFDGEKSSKNEKYVDAVATNNVKHTMDEIRKNSEIIRNLEQEGKVKIVGSMYNLNGGVVEFLK from the coding sequence ATGAGTAAGATACCAGGTTGTTGTTCAGAAGATAGCCCTCCTAATAGCCGACGGAATATGCTAAAAGCCGCATTAGGCATCACTGCTGCGGGTGTCATCGGTGGGATTGGATTGGGGTTACCTCAAATATCGTATGCTGCGGCTTTGACCAAAGAAGAACGTGATAAGTTAACCCCAGATCAAATAGTTGAAAGTTTAAAGCAGGGCAATAAGCGGTTTGTTTCCGGTAAAATGCAACAACATGATTATCTTGCACAAAAACGCAGTAGTGCAGAAGGGCAGTTCCCTGCGGTGGTCATTTTGAGCTGTATTGATTCTCGAGCGCCAGCGGAAATTATTCTGGATACGGGTATCGGTGAAACCTTCAATGCCAGAATTGCCGGTAACATCTCTAATGATGATTTATTAGGTAGTCTGGAGTTTGCTTGTGCCGCTGCGGGAGCTAAAGTCATTTTAGTTATGGGGCACACAGCTTGTGGTGCAATCAAAGGGGCTATTGATAACGTTGAACTTGGCAATCTTACTGGCCTGCTCAATAAGATCAAGCCAGCCATTGCGGCCACCCAATTTGATGGTGAGAAAAGCAGTAAAAATGAGAAATACGTCGATGCTGTAGCGACGAATAATGTGAAACACACCATGGATGAAATACGCAAAAACAGCGAAATAATTAGAAACCTAGAACAAGAAGGGAAAGTAAAAATTGTCGGCAGTATGTACAACTTAAATGGTGGTGTTGTCGAATTCCTTAAGTAA
- a CDS encoding type II secretion system protein GspK, translating into MNYLEAQYGIALLLVLSIILLMSGMAFTSNYYWSDMYALFDINERRRSQQWILLENENEMSKKIISEIFNSKERSNDLAWIFSYPRSIKINESHVYYRMVDKTNCFNIYSFNINFCKNKTQPYSWRVFKNLLIGAGGTMSDVNNILNDITSFLKKNCCEELNANIKATSVSSIKFDGFKNNLANYLSSHDYELLLKIVPLICTRNDNALLINVNALEVQQSKLIQAMFMNIISEEDIINTILAKPVNGWGSKESFFASILSNSMIAIDDIQKVKEVVMSSFSTDEYFITLDFWLDDKNEYYNLTNYLHVKDEEITVLQRRYGIGEPYDE; encoded by the coding sequence GTGAATTATTTAGAGGCGCAGTATGGTATTGCACTGCTGCTCGTATTATCAATTATACTTTTAATGAGCGGAATGGCCTTCACATCCAATTATTATTGGTCAGATATGTATGCCTTGTTTGATATAAATGAAAGGAGAAGATCACAGCAATGGATATTGCTGGAGAATGAAAATGAAATGTCAAAAAAAATAATAAGTGAGATTTTTAATTCTAAGGAGCGAAGTAATGATCTAGCGTGGATTTTTTCGTATCCTCGATCTATTAAAATAAATGAGAGTCATGTCTATTATAGAATGGTTGATAAAACTAACTGCTTCAATATTTACTCTTTTAATATTAATTTCTGTAAGAATAAAACTCAACCATATTCCTGGCGAGTGTTTAAAAACCTGTTGATAGGCGCTGGGGGGACCATGTCAGATGTAAATAATATCCTGAACGATATCACTTCCTTTCTTAAGAAAAATTGTTGTGAAGAGCTAAATGCTAATATAAAAGCCACATCAGTATCCTCTATAAAATTTGATGGTTTTAAAAATAATTTGGCTAATTATCTATCCAGTCATGATTATGAGTTGCTTTTAAAAATAGTCCCATTGATCTGCACTAGAAATGATAACGCATTATTAATTAATGTAAATGCACTTGAAGTACAACAAAGTAAACTTATCCAGGCAATGTTCATGAATATTATTAGCGAGGAAGATATCATCAATACTATATTAGCTAAACCAGTCAATGGCTGGGGTAGCAAAGAGTCTTTCTTTGCATCGATATTAAGTAACTCAATGATAGCTATAGATGATATACAGAAGGTAAAAGAAGTTGTCATGTCAAGTTTTTCAACAGATGAATATTTTATTACACTAGACTTTTGGTTGGATGACAAAAATGAGTATTACAATTTGACTAATTACCTCCATGTTAAAGATGAAGAGATTACAGTATTGCAGCGTAGATATGGTATTGGTGAACCATATGATGAATAG
- the gspI gene encoding type II secretion system minor pseudopilin GspI produces MRHYTGFTLLEVMVSLAIFAIAGVSIMKNISSQLIWTRSLQDKMASAWVAENVLAELKITGAMQTENWLKGSDFMFDQFWYWQVKEIYHQSKGIREVIVEIRSQENNEHPDYVLERYRTINE; encoded by the coding sequence CTGCGACATTATACGGGGTTTACTTTATTAGAAGTTATGGTGTCACTGGCTATTTTTGCTATTGCTGGCGTCAGCATTATGAAAAATATTAGTTCACAACTAATCTGGACCAGATCCCTGCAAGATAAAATGGCATCTGCTTGGGTTGCAGAGAACGTTTTAGCAGAACTCAAAATAACTGGAGCTATGCAAACTGAGAATTGGTTGAAGGGAAGTGATTTTATGTTTGATCAGTTTTGGTATTGGCAAGTGAAAGAAATATATCATCAAAGTAAAGGCATTCGGGAGGTTATCGTTGAAATTCGTAGTCAGGAAAATAACGAGCATCCTGATTATGTACTGGAAAGATACCGGACTATCAATGAGTAA
- the gspG gene encoding type II secretion system major pseudopilin GspG codes for MKDTKSYGFTLLEIMVVIMILGILASLTIPSLMSNKNRADRQKTLSDIVALENALDMYKLDNGRYPTELQGINSLVVKPTELPIPRVYPHNGYIRRLPQDPWGSAYQMNNPGKNGDIDIFSAGPDREIGNDDDIGNWTISS; via the coding sequence ATGAAGGATACTAAATCGTATGGGTTTACATTACTCGAAATTATGGTTGTCATCATGATTTTGGGGATTTTAGCGAGTTTAACAATACCCAGTCTGATGTCCAATAAAAACCGTGCTGATCGGCAAAAGACATTAAGTGACATTGTTGCTTTAGAAAATGCCTTGGATATGTATAAGCTAGATAATGGCCGCTATCCAACAGAGCTACAGGGTATTAACTCATTGGTTGTCAAACCAACTGAGTTACCAATCCCTAGAGTCTATCCTCATAATGGTTATATTCGGCGGTTACCACAGGATCCGTGGGGAAGTGCTTACCAAATGAATAATCCAGGTAAGAATGGTGATATAGATATATTCTCTGCGGGGCCAGATAGAGAAATAGGCAATGACGATGATATTGGTAACTGGACTATATCTTCATAG